From a single Pseudomonas cremoricolorata genomic region:
- a CDS encoding ABC transporter permease subunit, producing the protein MLSFIARRLGLLIPTFFGITLLTFALIRLIPGDPVEVMMGERRLDPELHAQAMERLGLNKPLPAQYLDYIGKLAQGDLGESLRSRESVWSEFTTLFPATVELAFAALLFAGVVGLLAGVIAALKRGSLFDHGVMGISLAGYSMPIFWWGLILIMFFSVSLGWTPVSGRNGVLFDVEPVTGFMLIDTLLSGEDGAFLDAVQHLILPAIVLGTIPLAVIARMTRSSMLEVLREDYIRTARAKGLSPARVVFIHGLRNALIPVLTVFGLQIGALLAGAVLTETIFSWPGIGKWLIEAIGARDYPVVQNGILLIACLVILVNFVVDILYGLANPRIRHQR; encoded by the coding sequence ATGCTGAGTTTTATCGCCCGCCGCCTGGGCCTGCTGATACCGACTTTTTTCGGCATCACCCTGCTGACCTTCGCGCTGATTCGCCTGATCCCCGGTGACCCGGTCGAGGTCATGATGGGCGAACGCCGCCTCGACCCTGAATTGCACGCCCAGGCCATGGAGCGCCTGGGCCTGAACAAGCCGCTGCCGGCGCAGTACCTGGACTACATCGGCAAGCTCGCCCAGGGCGATCTGGGCGAATCGCTGCGCAGCCGGGAAAGTGTGTGGAGCGAATTCACCACACTGTTCCCGGCCACCGTCGAGCTGGCCTTCGCCGCCCTGCTGTTCGCCGGCGTCGTCGGCCTGCTGGCCGGGGTGATCGCCGCGCTCAAGCGTGGCTCGTTGTTCGACCATGGGGTGATGGGCATTTCCCTGGCCGGCTATTCCATGCCGATTTTCTGGTGGGGCCTGATTCTGATCATGTTCTTCTCGGTGAGCCTGGGCTGGACCCCGGTGTCCGGGCGTAACGGCGTGCTGTTCGATGTCGAGCCGGTCACCGGTTTCATGCTCATCGACACCCTGCTCAGCGGTGAAGACGGCGCCTTCCTCGATGCCGTGCAGCACCTGATTCTGCCAGCCATCGTGCTGGGCACCATTCCGCTGGCGGTGATCGCCCGCATGACCCGCTCGTCGATGCTCGAAGTGCTGCGCGAGGACTACATCCGCACCGCCCGCGCCAAAGGGCTGTCCCCGGCGCGGGTGGTGTTCATCCACGGTCTGCGCAATGCGCTGATACCGGTGCTGACGGTGTTCGGCCTGCAAATCGGCGCATTGCTCGCAGGCGCCGTGCTGACGGAAACCATCTTCTCGTGGCCGGGCATCGGCAAATGGCTGATCGAAGCCATTGGCGCGCGCGACTACCCGGTGGTGCAGAACGGCATCCTGTTGATCGCCTGCCTGGTGATCCTGGTCAACTTCGTGGTGGACATCCTCTACGGCCTGGCCAACCCACGTATCCGCCACCAGCGCTGA
- a CDS encoding ABC transporter permease subunit: MTDSTVTPVAAANAVDQSLLYPSPYKEFWHAFSRNKGAVAGLAFMCLIVLCALFAPWVAPHNPSEQYRDFLLTPPVWLDGGTWRFVLGTDELGRDLLSRLIQGARLSLLIGLSSVVLSLIPGVLMGLLAGFFPRLLGPSIMRLMDVMLALPSLLLAVAIVAILGPGLINTVIAIAIVSLPSYVRLTRAAVIGELDRDYVTAARLAGASLPRLMFVTVLPNCMAPLIVQATLSFSSAILDAAALGFLGLGVQPPTPEWGTMLASARDYIERAWWVVSLPGLTILLSVLAINLMGDGLRDALDPKLKNAA, encoded by the coding sequence ATGACCGATTCGACCGTAACCCCCGTGGCCGCCGCCAACGCCGTTGACCAGAGCCTGCTCTACCCCTCGCCCTACAAGGAGTTCTGGCACGCCTTCTCGCGCAACAAGGGCGCGGTGGCGGGCCTGGCCTTCATGTGCCTGATCGTGCTGTGCGCACTGTTCGCGCCATGGGTGGCGCCGCACAACCCGAGCGAGCAATACCGTGACTTTCTGCTCACCCCGCCGGTGTGGCTGGACGGCGGCACCTGGCGCTTCGTGCTGGGCACCGACGAACTGGGCCGCGACCTGCTCTCGCGCTTGATTCAGGGCGCTCGACTGTCGCTGCTGATCGGCCTGTCGTCGGTGGTGCTGTCGCTGATCCCGGGCGTGCTGATGGGCCTGCTGGCCGGGTTCTTCCCGCGCTTGCTCGGCCCGTCGATCATGCGCCTGATGGACGTGATGCTGGCGCTGCCCTCGCTGCTGCTGGCGGTGGCCATCGTGGCCATCCTCGGCCCTGGGCTGATCAACACGGTGATCGCCATCGCCATCGTCTCGCTGCCCTCCTACGTGCGCCTGACCCGCGCCGCAGTGATCGGCGAGCTCGACCGCGACTACGTCACCGCTGCGCGCCTGGCCGGCGCCAGCCTGCCACGGCTGATGTTCGTCACCGTGCTGCCCAACTGCATGGCGCCGCTGATCGTGCAGGCCACCTTGAGCTTTTCCTCGGCGATTCTCGATGCCGCAGCGCTGGGCTTTCTCGGCCTTGGCGTGCAACCGCCGACGCCTGAGTGGGGCACCATGCTGGCCTCGGCACGCGACTACATCGAGCGCGCCTGGTGGGTGGTGAGCCTGCCTGGGCTGACCATTCTGCTCAGCGTCCTGGCAATCAACCTGATGGGCGACGGCCTGCGCGATGCGCTGGACCCGAAACTCAAGAACGCCGCCTGA
- a CDS encoding ABC transporter ATP-binding protein, with translation MPLLQINNLNVRFGDASAVPVVDGLDLSVEAGEILAIVGESGSGKSVTMMALMGLIDAPGRISADAMTFNGLDMLSLSRRQRRKVVGKDIAMIFQDPMTALNPSYTVGYQIEEVLRQHLGLKGRAARQRALELLQKVEIPAAESRLDAYPHQLSGGMSQRVAIAMAIAGEPRLLIADEPTTALDVTIQAQIMELLVNLQQAHDMALILITHDLAVVAETARKVCVMYAGQAVELGQVPTLFERPAHPYSEALLAAIPEHSLGAERLATLPGIVPGRYDRPRGCLLSPRCPYVQDHCRMQRPALETQAHSLVRCFYPLNQEVA, from the coding sequence ATGCCGCTATTGCAGATCAACAACCTCAACGTGCGTTTCGGCGATGCCAGCGCTGTCCCGGTCGTCGACGGCCTCGACCTGAGCGTCGAGGCCGGGGAAATCCTCGCCATCGTCGGTGAGTCCGGCTCGGGCAAGTCGGTGACCATGATGGCGCTGATGGGCCTGATCGACGCCCCCGGGCGGATCAGCGCCGATGCCATGACCTTCAACGGCCTGGACATGCTTTCGCTGAGCCGGCGCCAGCGCCGCAAGGTGGTCGGCAAGGACATCGCGATGATCTTCCAGGACCCGATGACTGCGCTCAACCCCAGCTACACCGTCGGCTACCAGATCGAGGAAGTGCTGCGTCAACACCTGGGCCTGAAGGGCCGTGCAGCGCGCCAGCGCGCCTTGGAACTGCTGCAAAAAGTCGAGATTCCCGCCGCCGAGAGCCGCCTGGATGCCTACCCGCACCAGCTCTCCGGGGGCATGAGCCAGCGTGTGGCGATCGCCATGGCGATTGCCGGTGAACCGCGCCTGCTGATCGCCGACGAACCGACCACCGCGCTGGATGTAACCATCCAGGCGCAGATCATGGAGCTGCTGGTCAACCTGCAGCAGGCCCACGACATGGCGCTGATCCTCATCACCCACGACCTGGCGGTGGTCGCCGAGACCGCGCGCAAGGTCTGCGTGATGTATGCCGGACAGGCGGTGGAACTGGGCCAGGTACCCACGCTGTTCGAACGCCCTGCTCATCCCTACAGCGAAGCACTGCTGGCGGCGATTCCCGAGCACAGCCTGGGCGCCGAGCGCCTGGCGACCCTGCCCGGTATCGTCCCGGGGCGCTACGACCGGCCCCGGGGCTGCCTGTTGTCACCGCGTTGCCCCTATGTGCAGGACCACTGCCGGATGCAACGCCCGGCACTGGAGACCCAGGCCCATAGCCTGGTGCGCTGTTTCTACCCGCTGAACCAGGAGGTGGCGTGA
- a CDS encoding peptide ABC transporter ATP-binding protein — protein sequence MSVVLTANNLTRHYSVSRGLFKGSAVVQALNGVSFELQAGKTLAVVGESGCGKSTLARALTLIEQPSAGSLQIDGVEVAGASKAERKQLRRDVQMVFQSPYASLNPRQKIGDQLAEPLLINTSLSKAERRERVQKMMEQVGLRPEHYQRYPHMFSGGQRQRIALARAMMLQPKVLVADEPTSALDVSIQAQVLNLFMDLQQQFNTAYVFISHNLAVVRHVADDVLVMYLGRPAEIGPKDDLYAKPLHPYTQALLSATPTLRPDPEKPKLRIVGELPNPLNPPSGCAFHKRCPYATERCAGEVPPLRAVDTRQVACHYAEQFL from the coding sequence ATGAGCGTCGTACTGACCGCGAACAACCTCACCCGTCACTACAGCGTGTCACGTGGCCTGTTCAAGGGCTCGGCGGTGGTGCAGGCGCTCAATGGCGTGTCGTTCGAGCTGCAGGCCGGCAAGACCCTGGCCGTGGTCGGTGAATCCGGGTGTGGCAAATCGACCTTGGCCCGCGCCCTGACGCTGATCGAGCAGCCCAGCGCGGGCTCGTTGCAGATCGACGGGGTGGAGGTGGCCGGCGCCAGCAAGGCCGAGCGCAAGCAACTACGCCGTGACGTGCAGATGGTGTTCCAGAGCCCCTACGCCTCGCTCAACCCGCGGCAGAAGATCGGCGATCAACTGGCTGAGCCGCTGCTGATCAACACGTCGCTGAGCAAGGCAGAGCGCCGCGAGCGGGTGCAGAAGATGATGGAGCAAGTGGGCCTGCGTCCCGAGCACTATCAGCGCTACCCGCATATGTTCTCCGGCGGGCAGCGTCAACGCATCGCCCTGGCCCGGGCGATGATGCTGCAACCCAAGGTGCTGGTGGCCGATGAACCCACCTCGGCGCTGGACGTGTCGATCCAGGCCCAGGTGCTCAACCTGTTCATGGATCTGCAGCAGCAGTTCAACACCGCCTACGTGTTCATCTCACACAACCTGGCGGTGGTGCGTCACGTGGCCGATGACGTGCTGGTGATGTACTTGGGCCGGCCCGCCGAGATCGGCCCGAAGGATGACCTGTACGCCAAGCCGCTGCACCCCTATACCCAGGCCCTGCTGTCGGCGACACCCACGCTGCGTCCCGATCCGGAAAAACCCAAGCTGCGCATCGTCGGCGAACTGCCCAACCCGCTGAATCCGCCGTCCGGCTGCGCCTTCCACAAGCGCTGCCCGTATGCCACGGAGCGTTGCGCCGGTGAGGTGCCGCCGTTGCGCGCGGTGGATACCCGGCAGGTGGCCTGCCACTACGCCGAGCAGTTCCTCTAG